In one Aeromicrobium wangtongii genomic region, the following are encoded:
- a CDS encoding lytic transglycosylase domain-containing protein — protein MADRPRQGFGTLELVLVGVALCVMVALGIFAASAITQSASSGGTPTPAASPAALALEPVKPDAVAPAPVAAGDQVAQQWVRDLSTRTGISETAMRAYASAVLRIGQEQPACRLGWSTLAAIGGIESGHGTEGGAYLLPDGRTSQPILGPALDGTNGFAAIRSTAESVPWHGDLAWDHAVGPMQFIPSTWERWESDGNKDGVNDPSNIFDAAYAAGRYLCTTGDLSTGTGWSQAVFSYNHSEDYVRSVLAFANDYATRGQRE, from the coding sequence TTGGCTGATCGACCTCGCCAGGGGTTCGGGACCCTGGAGCTGGTGCTCGTGGGCGTCGCGCTGTGCGTGATGGTCGCCCTCGGGATCTTCGCCGCGTCCGCGATCACCCAGAGCGCGTCGTCCGGCGGCACGCCGACGCCTGCGGCCTCGCCGGCGGCGCTCGCGCTCGAGCCGGTGAAGCCGGACGCCGTGGCGCCCGCACCGGTCGCGGCCGGGGATCAGGTGGCCCAGCAGTGGGTGCGTGACCTCTCCACCCGCACCGGGATCAGCGAGACCGCGATGCGGGCGTACGCCTCGGCGGTCCTGCGGATCGGCCAGGAGCAGCCCGCCTGCCGGCTGGGGTGGTCGACGCTGGCTGCGATCGGAGGGATCGAGTCGGGGCACGGCACCGAGGGTGGCGCCTACCTGCTGCCGGACGGCCGGACGTCCCAGCCGATCCTCGGCCCCGCGCTCGACGGCACCAACGGCTTCGCGGCGATTCGTTCCACCGCGGAGTCGGTGCCGTGGCACGGCGACCTCGCGTGGGACCACGCGGTCGGCCCGATGCAGTTCATCCCGTCGACGTGGGAGCGCTGGGAGTCCGACGGCAACAAGGACGGCGTCAACGACCCGAGCAACATCTTCGACGCCGCCTACGCGGCCGGGCGGTACCTGTGCACCACGGGCGACCTCAGCACCGGCACGGGCTGGTCGCAGGCGGTCTTCTCCTACAACCACTCCGAGGACTACGTGCGCAGCGTCCTGGCCTTCGCCAACGACTACGCGACCCGAGGTCAGCGCGAGTAG
- a CDS encoding acyl-CoA dehydrogenase family protein yields MINLETPRKFRPFVKQAHQVAQEFLRANSRKYDLAEHAYPQELDLLASLVDGMADSGQGQGAGAAGVRRKDDDAGSGKIRNGTNMASVLSVIEMCWADVGLLLSMPRQGLGNSAIASVANDEQLERFKGTWAAMAITEPSFGSDSAAITTTAVKDGDAYVLNGEKIFVTSGERADSVVVWATLDKSLGRAAIKSFLVPKSLPGIRVERLEHKLGIRSSDTAVIVLDNCRVPAENLLGNPEIDTKQGFAGAMATFDNTRPLVAGMAVGCARAALEDTRRLLEEAGVVIDYDRPAQAQSYAAATFITMEADWEAALLLTLEAAWLADNRRPNSMQASMAKAKAGRVGNEITLRCVELAGTLGYSEHELVEKWSRDSKILDIFEGTQQIQQLIVARRLLDLTSSELR; encoded by the coding sequence ATGATCAACCTCGAGACTCCTCGCAAGTTCCGCCCGTTCGTCAAGCAGGCCCACCAGGTCGCCCAGGAGTTCCTGCGCGCCAACTCGCGCAAGTACGACCTCGCCGAGCATGCCTACCCCCAGGAGCTGGACCTGCTCGCCTCGCTCGTCGACGGGATGGCCGACTCCGGCCAGGGACAGGGTGCTGGTGCCGCGGGTGTCCGCCGCAAGGACGATGACGCCGGCTCCGGCAAGATCCGCAACGGCACCAACATGGCGTCGGTGCTGTCGGTCATCGAGATGTGCTGGGCCGATGTGGGCCTGCTGCTGTCGATGCCGCGTCAAGGGCTCGGCAACTCCGCGATCGCCTCGGTCGCCAACGACGAGCAGCTCGAGCGCTTCAAGGGCACCTGGGCGGCCATGGCGATCACCGAGCCGAGCTTCGGCTCGGACTCCGCGGCGATCACCACGACGGCGGTCAAGGACGGCGACGCGTACGTCCTGAACGGGGAGAAGATCTTCGTGACCTCCGGCGAGCGCGCCGACTCGGTCGTCGTGTGGGCGACCTTGGACAAGTCGCTCGGCCGGGCGGCGATCAAGTCCTTCCTGGTGCCCAAGAGCCTGCCCGGCATCCGGGTGGAGCGACTCGAGCACAAGCTGGGCATCCGCTCGTCCGACACCGCCGTGATCGTGCTCGACAACTGCCGGGTGCCCGCGGAGAACCTGCTGGGCAACCCCGAGATCGACACCAAACAGGGCTTCGCCGGCGCGATGGCGACGTTCGACAACACGCGGCCGCTGGTCGCCGGCATGGCAGTCGGCTGCGCCCGCGCGGCGCTGGAGGACACCCGCAGGCTGCTCGAGGAGGCCGGTGTGGTCATCGACTACGACCGTCCCGCCCAGGCGCAGTCCTATGCCGCGGCGACGTTCATCACGATGGAGGCCGACTGGGAGGCAGCGCTGCTGCTGACGCTCGAGGCGGCCTGGCTGGCCGACAACCGCCGGCCGAACTCGATGCAGGCGTCGATGGCCAAGGCGAAGGCCGGCCGGGTCGGCAACGAGATCACCCTGCGCTGCGTCGAGCTGGCCGGGACCCTCGGGTACAGCGAGCACGAGCTCGTCGAGAAGTGGTCGCGGGACTCCAAGATCCTGGACATCTTCGAGGGGACGCAGCAGATCCAGCAGCTCATCGTGGCGCGCCGTCTGCTCGATCTGACCTCGTCCGAGCTGCGCTGA
- a CDS encoding DUF952 domain-containing protein, with product MAGAWREALRTGTYTASTLGLDLADVGFIHCAQAQQLAGVHERFYADVADQLLLLEIDTDRLTVPWRLDDVPGQPDPFPHVYGPLDVAAVVSAEPFRGSASS from the coding sequence CTGGCCGGCGCGTGGCGCGAAGCCCTGAGGACTGGGACGTACACGGCGTCCACCCTCGGACTCGACCTCGCCGACGTGGGCTTCATCCACTGCGCGCAGGCCCAGCAGCTCGCCGGGGTGCACGAGCGGTTCTACGCGGATGTGGCCGACCAGCTGCTGCTGCTCGAGATCGACACCGACCGCCTGACTGTCCCGTGGCGGCTCGACGACGTCCCGGGCCAGCCCGACCCGTTCCCGCACGTCTACGGCCCGCTGGACGTCGCCGCCGTCGTGTCCGCCGAGCCGTTCAGAGGGTCAGCATCGTCTTGA
- a CDS encoding YbhB/YbcL family Raf kinase inhibitor-like protein — MTLDRPVTPDPYSLLPAVAGFTVTSDDVTDGAPLKDDQVGDKGNTSPQLSWNGAPEGTQSYVVTCFDPDAPTPSGFWHWVAVDIPADVTELAAGAGASDESLPGGAFHVANDMGGLDFTGAAPPPGDQVHRYFFVVHAVGEKTLGVDSSASPAVVSFNLAFKTLGRAIIHGTYSR; from the coding sequence ATGACTCTGGACCGACCCGTCACACCCGATCCGTACTCGCTGCTCCCCGCTGTCGCCGGCTTCACCGTCACCAGCGACGACGTCACCGACGGCGCTCCGCTCAAGGACGACCAGGTGGGCGACAAGGGCAACACCTCGCCCCAGCTGTCGTGGAACGGTGCTCCCGAGGGCACCCAGTCATATGTCGTGACGTGCTTCGACCCCGACGCCCCGACGCCGTCCGGCTTCTGGCACTGGGTCGCCGTCGACATCCCGGCCGACGTCACCGAGCTGGCCGCCGGGGCCGGCGCCTCGGACGAAAGCCTGCCGGGCGGCGCGTTCCACGTCGCCAACGACATGGGTGGACTGGACTTCACCGGTGCCGCTCCCCCGCCGGGCGACCAGGTCCACCGCTACTTCTTCGTGGTGCACGCCGTCGGCGAGAAGACGCTCGGCGTCGACTCCTCGGCGTCCCCCGCGGTGGTCAGCTTCAACCTGGCGTTCAAGACCCTCGGCCGCGCGATCATCCACGGCACCTACTCGCGCTGA
- a CDS encoding acyl-CoA dehydrogenase family protein: MATRRDPMGMGLAVLNRIASSSALDRLGLRKPAERAVYEGAKGGFRVAGATSRAFRSVAGGGSPQRLARTADSGVFDLEPTEDQAMIVGVVKEFAAEVLRPGAAEAEASNDTPKEVLAQTGEFGLTLLNIPESLGGLSEDRSAVTGALVAEALAEGDMGQAVACLAPAAVATAISLWGSAAQQQTYLPAFGGDDVPPSALAIAEPRVLFDPFELHTTAVGNADGYVLNGVKSGVVRGHEAELFVVAVDLQGRGPTLVLVESSTPGVAIEADPSMGLRAAGLTRLVLQDVQVRADAILGEGAADDYRECIRLSRLAWASLALGTGRAVLDYVSDYVKTRSAFGEPIAHRQAVAFMVANIAIELEGMRLVTLKAASRAEQGLDFSREVALARRLAGEYGMKIGTDGVQLLGGHGFVKEHPVERWYRDLRAVGLMEGAVLI, translated from the coding sequence GTGGCCACTCGTCGCGATCCCATGGGGATGGGGTTGGCTGTCCTCAACCGCATCGCCAGCTCATCGGCGTTGGACAGGCTCGGGCTGCGCAAGCCAGCCGAGCGCGCGGTCTACGAGGGCGCGAAGGGCGGTTTCCGGGTCGCGGGCGCCACCAGCCGCGCGTTCCGGTCCGTGGCCGGCGGCGGCAGCCCGCAACGCCTCGCGCGCACGGCCGACAGCGGCGTGTTCGACCTGGAGCCCACCGAGGACCAGGCGATGATCGTCGGCGTCGTCAAGGAGTTCGCCGCAGAGGTGCTGCGTCCCGGTGCCGCGGAGGCGGAGGCGTCCAATGACACCCCCAAGGAGGTGCTGGCCCAGACCGGCGAGTTCGGCCTCACCCTGCTCAACATCCCCGAGAGCCTCGGCGGGCTGTCGGAGGACCGTTCGGCGGTCACCGGGGCTCTCGTCGCCGAGGCGCTCGCCGAGGGCGACATGGGGCAGGCCGTCGCGTGCCTGGCGCCGGCCGCGGTCGCGACGGCGATCTCGCTGTGGGGCTCGGCAGCCCAGCAGCAGACCTACCTGCCGGCGTTCGGGGGCGATGACGTGCCGCCGTCGGCCTTGGCCATCGCCGAGCCGCGCGTCCTGTTCGATCCCTTCGAGCTGCACACCACTGCGGTCGGCAACGCCGACGGCTATGTGCTCAACGGGGTCAAGTCCGGCGTCGTCCGTGGCCACGAGGCCGAGTTGTTCGTCGTGGCCGTCGACCTGCAGGGACGAGGACCCACCCTGGTGCTGGTCGAGTCCAGCACCCCCGGAGTCGCAATCGAGGCCGACCCCAGCATGGGTCTGCGGGCCGCCGGGCTGACCCGGCTGGTCCTGCAGGACGTCCAGGTGCGCGCCGACGCGATCCTTGGTGAGGGCGCCGCCGACGACTACCGCGAGTGCATCCGCCTCTCGCGCCTGGCGTGGGCGAGCCTGGCCCTGGGCACCGGTCGCGCCGTGCTCGACTACGTGTCGGACTACGTCAAGACGCGTTCGGCCTTCGGCGAGCCCATCGCCCACCGCCAGGCCGTCGCGTTCATGGTCGCCAACATCGCGATCGAGCTGGAGGGCATGCGCCTGGTGACCCTCAAGGCCGCATCACGTGCCGAGCAGGGGCTCGACTTCTCCCGCGAGGTCGCCCTCGCACGCCGGCTGGCAGGGGAGTACGGGATGAAGATCGGCACCGACGGAGTCCAGCTGCTCGGTGGCCACGGCTTCGTCAAGGAGCACCCGGTGGAACGGTGGTACCGCGATCTGCGGGCCGTCGGCCTGATGGAAGGAGCAGTCCTCATCTGA
- a CDS encoding SPFH domain-containing protein, with product MSAALIVLILIAVLAIVIVSMTVKIVPQARSGIVERFGKYRTTLSAGLNIVMPFVDKVRYVIDLREQVVSFPPQPVITEDNLVVSIDTVIYFQVTDPVAATYEIANYIQAIEQLTMTTLRNITGGMSLEHALTSRDQINSGLRGELDSATGKWGIRVNRVELKGIDPPPSIIDAMEQQMRAERNKRAAILTAEGERQSAILTAEGDKQSAILTAEGQRQAQILTAQADRQAQILRSQGEAQAIQTVFQAIHDGNPDQKLLSYQYLQMLPKIADGNNATTWIIPAELTKALGTLGGTIGSIPVDGGGSKTRVDLDADVVDDTGVDESATNEAVQEALDAAKAAENPATTAADVPPAPPAPEQPPQA from the coding sequence ATGTCCGCAGCACTGATCGTGCTCATCCTGATCGCCGTCCTGGCGATCGTGATCGTCTCGATGACGGTCAAGATCGTCCCCCAGGCGCGCTCCGGCATCGTGGAACGGTTCGGCAAGTACCGCACGACCCTGTCGGCCGGCCTCAACATCGTGATGCCGTTCGTCGACAAGGTCCGGTACGTGATCGACCTGCGCGAGCAGGTCGTGTCGTTCCCGCCGCAGCCGGTCATCACCGAGGACAACCTCGTGGTGTCGATCGACACGGTCATCTACTTCCAGGTCACCGACCCGGTCGCCGCGACGTACGAGATCGCCAACTACATCCAGGCCATCGAGCAGCTCACGATGACCACGCTGCGCAACATCACCGGTGGCATGAGCCTCGAGCACGCGCTGACCAGCCGTGACCAGATCAACTCGGGCCTGCGCGGCGAGCTCGACTCGGCGACCGGCAAGTGGGGCATCCGCGTCAACCGCGTCGAGCTCAAGGGCATCGACCCGCCGCCGTCGATCATCGACGCGATGGAGCAGCAGATGCGCGCCGAGCGCAACAAGCGTGCGGCGATCCTGACCGCCGAGGGTGAGCGCCAGTCGGCGATCCTGACTGCCGAGGGCGACAAGCAGTCGGCCATCCTGACCGCCGAGGGCCAGCGCCAGGCGCAGATCCTCACCGCCCAGGCCGACCGGCAGGCGCAGATCCTCCGCTCGCAGGGTGAGGCCCAGGCCATCCAGACCGTCTTCCAGGCGATCCACGACGGCAACCCCGACCAGAAGCTGCTGTCGTACCAGTACCTGCAGATGCTGCCGAAGATCGCCGACGGCAACAACGCCACGACCTGGATCATCCCGGCCGAGCTGACCAAGGCTCTCGGGACGCTCGGCGGCACGATCGGCTCCATCCCGGTCGACGGCGGCGGCAGCAAGACCCGCGTCGATCTGGACGCCGATGTCGTCGACGACACGGGAGTTGACGAGTCCGCGACCAACGAGGCCGTCCAGGAGGCGCTCGACGCCGCCAAGGCCGCCGAGAACCCGGCGACGACCGCTGCGGACGTCCCGCCGGCCCCGCCGGCGCCGGAGCAGCCCCCGCAGGCCTGA
- the def gene encoding peptide deformylase, which produces MPTTASQSRPLPGDGSVRPITRWGTPVMHHELRDVTEFDDELRTLVADMVATMYAARGVGLAANQVGVDLKVFVFDCPDDDDVQVTGVVCNPVLTLPEGKDRHLEEADEGCLSLPGAFTECARPDYARVTGFDENGEPVEFVGTGLLARCLQHETDHLFGTVFGDRVPERARKKLNKQHAELADHYPADWPVTILVDED; this is translated from the coding sequence GTGCCCACCACCGCTTCACAGTCCCGCCCCCTTCCGGGCGACGGCTCCGTCCGCCCCATCACGCGGTGGGGCACCCCCGTGATGCACCACGAGCTGCGTGACGTCACGGAGTTCGACGACGAGCTGCGCACGCTGGTGGCCGACATGGTCGCCACGATGTACGCCGCCCGCGGAGTCGGGCTGGCGGCCAACCAGGTCGGCGTCGACCTGAAGGTCTTCGTCTTCGACTGCCCCGATGACGATGACGTCCAGGTCACCGGCGTCGTCTGCAATCCCGTCCTGACGCTTCCCGAGGGCAAGGACCGTCATCTGGAGGAGGCCGACGAGGGCTGCCTGTCCCTCCCCGGCGCCTTCACCGAGTGCGCCCGCCCCGACTACGCGCGTGTCACCGGCTTCGACGAGAACGGCGAACCGGTCGAGTTCGTCGGGACCGGCCTGCTCGCCCGGTGCCTGCAGCACGAGACCGATCACCTGTTCGGCACGGTGTTCGGCGACCGCGTCCCCGAGCGCGCACGCAAGAAGCTCAACAAGCAGCACGCCGAGCTGGCGGACCACTACCCCGCCGACTGGCCGGTCACGATCCTCGTCGACGAGGACTAG
- a CDS encoding TrmH family RNA methyltransferase: protein MAQIVRLDGIEDPRLRDYTDLRDVQLRLRLESERGLFLAEGEKVVRRAVESGHRPRSFLMSPRWLDGLADILDTTDAPCFVLDDAAIERLTGFHVHRGALAALERPDLPTPQQVLADARRVVVVEDLADHTNVGAIFRSVAALGFDAVLLSPRCADPLYRRAIKVSMGSVFWLPYSRVDDWYSAPDLLREAGYTTYAMTLAEDSVPIDQVPHDVERLAVIVGSEGHGLSAHWEQAADRRITIPMAAEIDSLNVASSVAVACWELRRR, encoded by the coding sequence GTGGCTCAGATCGTACGACTCGACGGCATCGAGGATCCGCGGCTTCGCGACTACACCGATCTGCGGGACGTCCAGCTGCGGCTGCGGCTGGAGTCCGAGCGCGGGTTGTTCCTCGCCGAGGGCGAGAAGGTCGTGCGGCGCGCGGTGGAGTCCGGGCACCGCCCCCGGTCGTTCCTGATGTCGCCACGCTGGCTGGACGGTCTGGCCGACATCCTCGACACCACGGACGCCCCGTGCTTCGTGCTGGACGATGCGGCGATCGAGCGGCTGACCGGCTTCCACGTGCACCGTGGCGCGCTGGCCGCGCTGGAGCGCCCCGACCTGCCCACGCCCCAGCAGGTGCTGGCGGACGCCCGCCGCGTCGTCGTGGTCGAGGACCTGGCCGATCACACCAACGTCGGTGCGATCTTCCGCAGCGTCGCGGCGCTGGGCTTCGACGCGGTGCTGCTGTCGCCGCGGTGCGCCGATCCGCTGTACCGGCGGGCGATCAAGGTGTCGATGGGATCGGTCTTCTGGCTGCCGTACTCGCGGGTCGACGACTGGTACTCCGCTCCGGACCTGCTGCGCGAGGCCGGGTACACGACCTACGCCATGACGCTGGCCGAGGACTCCGTGCCGATCGACCAGGTGCCGCACGACGTCGAGCGTCTGGCCGTGATCGTCGGGTCAGAGGGGCACGGGCTGAGCGCTCACTGGGAGCAGGCGGCCGATCGGCGCATCACGATCCCGATGGCGGCCGAGATCGACTCGCTCAACGTGGCGTCGTCGGTGGCGGTGGCGTGCTGGGAGCTGCGGCGTCGTTAG
- a CDS encoding FKBP-type peptidyl-prolyl cis-trans isomerase, translating into MTDKPEIDFIEGPAPTELTITDLIVGDGPEAVPGGLVDVHYVGVEFDTGEQFDSSWDRGQSAKFPLPQLIAAWQQGIPGMKVGGRRQLICPPELAYGPAGGGHRLSGKTLVFVIDLLGV; encoded by the coding sequence ATGACTGACAAGCCTGAAATCGACTTCATCGAGGGCCCCGCGCCCACCGAGCTCACGATCACCGACCTCATCGTCGGCGATGGCCCCGAGGCCGTCCCCGGCGGACTCGTCGACGTCCACTACGTCGGCGTCGAGTTCGACACCGGCGAGCAGTTCGACTCCTCCTGGGACCGCGGCCAGTCGGCCAAGTTCCCGCTGCCGCAGCTGATCGCCGCATGGCAGCAGGGCATCCCGGGCATGAAGGTCGGCGGTCGCCGCCAGCTCATCTGCCCGCCGGAGCTCGCGTACGGCCCGGCCGGCGGCGGACACCGCCTCTCGGGCAAGACGCTCGTCTTCGTGATCGACCTGCTCGGCGTCTGA
- a CDS encoding DUF5343 domain-containing protein codes for MAALPYVHDVKDMSRLLDLVLKSTTPGTLVATHLVANGFTPSAADEAVVFLEGLGLIDADGRPTDAWIAYRDAEQPADTLQQIVREAYAPLVELTDAGPVPQTDLLARADDTDGEADAAAVVATFTALCERAGISLTAPAPAAAPVRSRREVLHDVSDLMQRAVDEFEQARRCLAAELPRPAHVAAWNSFVALAFAQLADDDFSALRISPRRASLGVDELMRLVHGSELIRILVKHELVPAADKPALDDLLRQRNDCASPLPYTPDRATTATYLSAILGVSAQISGGTTNDAAAPSTPPPPTTPR; via the coding sequence ATGGCTGCACTGCCGTACGTCCACGACGTCAAGGACATGTCTCGCCTCCTCGACCTCGTGCTGAAGTCGACGACACCGGGCACGCTCGTGGCGACCCACCTGGTGGCCAACGGGTTCACCCCGTCGGCCGCCGACGAGGCCGTGGTCTTCCTCGAGGGCCTCGGGCTGATCGATGCCGACGGGCGCCCCACCGACGCCTGGATCGCCTACCGTGACGCCGAGCAGCCGGCCGACACCCTGCAGCAGATCGTGCGGGAGGCCTACGCGCCCCTGGTCGAGCTGACCGACGCCGGCCCCGTCCCGCAGACGGACCTGCTGGCTCGTGCCGACGACACCGACGGCGAAGCGGACGCCGCTGCCGTCGTGGCGACCTTCACCGCGCTGTGCGAGCGTGCCGGCATCTCGCTGACCGCACCGGCGCCGGCTGCGGCCCCGGTCCGGTCCCGGCGCGAGGTCCTGCACGACGTCAGCGACCTGATGCAGCGGGCGGTCGACGAGTTCGAGCAGGCCCGCCGCTGCCTGGCCGCCGAGCTCCCCCGCCCGGCGCACGTGGCAGCGTGGAACAGCTTCGTGGCCCTGGCTTTCGCGCAGCTGGCCGACGACGACTTCTCCGCGCTGCGGATCTCCCCGCGTCGCGCGTCGCTGGGCGTCGACGAGCTCATGCGGCTCGTCCACGGCAGCGAGCTGATCCGCATCCTGGTCAAGCACGAGCTGGTCCCGGCCGCCGACAAGCCCGCCCTCGACGATCTGCTCAGGCAGCGCAACGACTGCGCGAGCCCGCTGCCGTACACGCCGGACCGTGCCACGACCGCCACCTACCTCAGCGCGATCCTGGGCGTCTCGGCGCAGATCAGCGGAGGCACGACTAACGACGCCGCAGCTCCCAGCACGCCACCGCCACCGACGACGCCACGTTGA
- a CDS encoding MarR family winged helix-turn-helix transcriptional regulator, with the protein MTNQLPAGVDVDFELTRFVRRVRSRSLRNLATIHPKLDYGTFTFLLAIVDAEDGIRGSELADQIGVHKSTASRAVATLERLGLVSRVPDPDDGRAQLLVAQPVAHERVGEYRRSSHEILQSLVDDWSPDEIASFARSLSRLNERAEKEL; encoded by the coding sequence ATGACGAATCAACTCCCGGCCGGCGTCGACGTGGATTTCGAGCTGACCAGGTTCGTCCGGCGGGTACGCAGCCGGTCCTTGCGCAACCTCGCCACCATCCACCCCAAGCTCGACTACGGGACGTTCACCTTCCTGCTGGCGATCGTTGACGCCGAGGACGGGATCCGCGGCTCGGAGCTCGCCGACCAGATCGGCGTCCACAAGTCGACCGCCAGCCGTGCGGTCGCCACGTTGGAACGCCTCGGCCTGGTCTCCCGCGTCCCCGATCCGGACGACGGACGGGCCCAGCTGCTCGTCGCCCAGCCCGTCGCGCACGAGCGGGTGGGGGAGTACCGCCGATCCAGCCACGAGATCCTGCAGTCGCTGGTCGACGACTGGTCACCCGACGAGATCGCCTCCTTCGCGCGGAGCCTGTCCCGGCTCAACGAACGGGCGGAGAAGGAGCTCTGA
- a CDS encoding zinc-dependent alcohol dehydrogenase family protein, with translation MRATVLHTSRDIRLDEVDAPQLQLDTDAVVRVVASCICGSDLWPYRGINPVDEPVRIGHEFVGIVEQVGSSVSTLTPGDFVIAPFTFSDNTCLLCERGVHTSCVNGGIWGRDDKQGHAVDGGQGELVRVPWADGTLVATPSQPSQEMVAQLLTLSDVFPTGHHAAVSAGVTPGSTVAVVGDGAVGLSAVLAAKRLGAARIVAMSRHEDRQRLARQFGADEIVAERGTEGAAAVREILDGIGADFVLECVGTGDSMKQAMFSARPGGRIGYVGVPHDVQINVPAMFGRNIGLAGGVAPVRHYIEQLLPDVLAGTITPGSVFDLTLPLDRVADGYRAMDERTAIKTMLTL, from the coding sequence ATGCGTGCCACCGTCCTCCACACGTCCCGTGACATCCGCCTCGACGAGGTCGACGCTCCCCAGCTGCAGCTCGACACCGACGCCGTCGTGCGCGTCGTCGCCTCCTGCATCTGCGGTTCCGATCTCTGGCCCTACCGGGGCATCAACCCGGTCGACGAGCCCGTCCGCATCGGCCACGAGTTCGTCGGCATCGTCGAGCAGGTCGGCAGCAGCGTCTCGACCCTGACGCCGGGCGACTTCGTCATCGCCCCGTTCACGTTCTCCGACAACACCTGCCTGCTCTGCGAGCGCGGCGTGCACACGTCCTGCGTCAACGGCGGCATCTGGGGCCGCGACGACAAGCAGGGGCACGCCGTCGACGGCGGCCAGGGTGAGCTGGTCCGGGTCCCCTGGGCCGACGGCACCCTGGTGGCCACTCCCTCCCAGCCGAGCCAGGAGATGGTGGCCCAGCTGCTGACCCTCTCGGACGTCTTCCCGACCGGGCACCACGCCGCCGTATCGGCCGGTGTCACCCCGGGCAGCACCGTGGCCGTCGTGGGTGACGGCGCAGTCGGTCTCAGTGCGGTCCTGGCGGCGAAGCGGCTCGGCGCCGCCCGCATCGTCGCGATGTCCCGCCACGAGGACCGTCAGCGCCTCGCCCGACAGTTCGGCGCCGACGAGATCGTCGCCGAGCGGGGCACGGAGGGGGCCGCCGCCGTGCGCGAGATCCTCGACGGCATCGGCGCCGACTTCGTCCTGGAGTGCGTCGGCACGGGCGACAGCATGAAGCAGGCGATGTTCTCCGCACGTCCCGGTGGCCGCATCGGCTATGTCGGCGTCCCGCACGACGTGCAGATCAACGTCCCGGCGATGTTCGGCCGCAACATCGGCCTGGCCGGTGGCGTCGCGCCGGTCCGCCACTACATCGAGCAGCTGCTGCCCGATGTGCTGGCCGGCACGATCACCCCGGGCAGCGTCTTCGACCTGACGCTGCCGCTCGACCGGGTCGCCGACGGCTACCGGGCGATGGACGAGCGCACGGCCATCAAGACGATGCTGACCCTCTGA